The DNA region ACGAGCGGGTAGCGGCTCTGCCGGTGCTCGCGGATCAGAGCCAGGTTCTCGGGCCACGGCGAATCGGCGCGAAGCACCGCGACGCCGGAGCGCAGCCGCATCGCCTCCGAGACGCGCACGGAGCGCAGGTCGAAGACGTTCTCCATCAGCAGCAGCTGCCGGAACGAGAGCGAGCCCGCGGTCTGCGAGAGCTCCAGGATCACGCGCAGCTCCTGCTCGGTGTGGAGCGGCTCGCTCGCGGGTGTGCCGAATCCGATCAGCCGCAGCACGGCGTTCGCGGCGCCGTTCAGCACCATGAGCGGGACCCAGAGCAGGAAGCGCGTGAGCGCAAGCGGGCGAGCGATGCCGAGCGCCGAGCTCTCCGGCACCCGGATCGCGAGCGACTTCGGCACGAGCTCGCCGAACAGGATGTGCAGGAACGAGACCAAGAGGTACGCGAGCGCGATCGCGGCCCCGTGCGCCCAGGCCCACGAGCCCAGAATCGGCTCGAGCAGAACCGCGAACGCGGGCTCGCCGACGAAGCCGAGGCCGATGCTCGCCAGCGTGATGCCGAGCTGACACACCGACAGGTACTCGTCGAGGTGCGCCTGGATGTGCGCGACCAGGAGCGCGCGCGGATTTCCCTGCTGGACCAGAGCCTCGACCTGGGTCGGCCGGAGCTTCACCATCGCGAACTCCGCGAGCACGAAGAACGCGTTCAGGAGCAGCATCACGACCACGGCGATCAGCGCGGCTCCGGTCGTCACGACGCTACTTCGCCCCTACCCATGCGGACTTGGGCAGCGCGCGGGTTCGGATGCGCGCTCCCTGCGGCTCCAGCACGACGATCTTCGGGTTCTCGTCGTCGCGCCGCAGCTGCAGCTCGAGCGCCAGGCGGCGCCGATCGGCGTCGAGCAGCGACCAGGCGCCCTGCACGGGGGCGCCGAGCACGGTCCACCACGGATCCGTCTCGTCGAGGACCTCCGCCTCGGGCGAGAGCGGCGCGCCGCCGCCCAGCGCGAGCGCCAGACCGCCGTCCTCGAGCGACACCGAGAGCAGCCCCCGGTCGAAGCGAAGCCAGAGCTCGCGCGGCCCGCCGGACTCCACGCGAAGCAGACGGCTGGCTGCGCGCACCAGCTCGGCGAGTTGTGGCTCGGGAAGGCGGTGGACCATGTGCCCCTCACTCTAGCAAGCGGATAGACTCGCGTGCGGAGGAGCGAGGCATTGTTCCAGCGCCTGATCGCGCGGATCTCCGAGTCGCACACGCGCTGGATCGCCTGGGGAATGGCGGTCGGCGTGCTCTCGGGGATCTCCGCGGCGCTCTTCTTCGTCGCACTCGAGTACGCGACCCACCTGACGATGCACGAGCTCGTCGGCGCCGCGCCGCCGGCTCCCCCGGGCGACGCGCTCTTTCCAGCATCGGGCGCGCCGGATGCGGAGCCGCGCCGCTGGCTGCTCTTCCTGCTCCCCGCGCTCGGCGGGCTGCTCTCGGGCCTGCTCGTGTATCGCTTCGCGCCCGAGGCCGAAGGCGCCGGCACCGACGAGATGATCCGCGCGTTCCACCGCGCGCGCGGGGTCGTGCGCCCGCGCGTCCCGCTGGTGAAGGCGTTCGCGACCATCGCCACGCTCGCCAGCGGCGGAAGCGCAGGAAAGGAAGGCCCGGTCGCGCAGATCGGCGGCGGAATCGGCTCGGCGCTTGCGAGCTGGCTCGGGCTCTCCGCGCGCGACCGGCGGATCCTGCTGCTCGCGGGCACGGCCGGCGGGCTCGGCGCGATCTTCCGCGCGCCGCTCGGCTCCGCGATCACCGCGATCGAGGTGCTCTACCGCGAGGACTTCGAGAGCGACGCGCTGATCCCGTGCGTGATCTCGGCCGTCACCGCCTACGTCGTCTTCGTGCTACTGGTCGGCGGGCAGCGCATCTTCGCGGTTCCGGAGTTCCCGCTCTTCTCGCCGATCGAGATTCCCGGCTACGTGGGGCTCGCGCTGCTCTCGGTTCCGGTCGGGCGCGCGTACATCGGCCTGTTCAAGTTCCTGCGCGCGCGCGTCTTCGCGAAGCTCCCGGGGCCGCGCGCGCTCCGCCCGATGCTCGGCGGCGTCTTCGTCGGTGCGATCGGCCTGTTCGTGCCCGAGGTCCTCGGCGTGGGCTGGGGGCATCTGCAGCGCGCGATCGAGGGGCAGATGCTCGTGGGCACGCTCGCGCTGGTCGTGGTCGCGAAGATCGTCGCGACCTGTCTCACCGTCGGATCGGGCGGAAGCGGCGGCGTGTTCGGGCCGACGCTCTTCATCGGCGGAATGCTCGGGGCGCTGGTCGGCTACGGCGGCGCAGCGCTCGCGCCCGCGTTCTTCCCGAACCCGGCAGCCTTCGTGCTGGTCGGCATGGCGAGCTACTTCGCCGGCGTGGCTTCGGCGCCGATCGGCGCGATGCTGATGGTCACCGAGATGACCGGCGGCTACGCGCTGCTTCCGCCGCTGATGCTGGTGTCGGTGCTCGCGATCCTGCTCGCGCGCGGCCGCTCGATCTACGATCAGCAGGTGAAGGACCGCTTCTCCTCGCCAGCGCATCTGGGCGACCTGACGCTGAACGTGCTCGAGGAGATGCGCGTCGCCGACGTGTACCGGAAGTCCGAACGCGTGCCGAGCGTCGAGCCCGGCACGCGCTTCGAGCGCGTGCGCGAGATGGTGCTCGGCTCGGGCGACGCGACCGTGCCGGTGGTCGATTCGGGCGGCCGGCTCGTCGGGCTGCTCACCGCGGAGCAGATCCGACCGGTTCTCGACGAGCGACAGCTCGACGGCTTCGTCGTGGCGGGCGACATCGCCGCAAAGCCGATGGCCCTTCAACCCGACGACGATCTGTTCCGCGCGCACGAGCTGTTCCGCGCTTCGGGATGCCCGCAGATTCCCGTCGTGCTCGCCGCCGATCCCGAGGACCCCTGCGCGGGGCGGATCGTCGGCATGCTCGACTACCGCGACCTGATGCGCGCCTACGAGCGCGAGCTCGCGCGCCGGCGCGAGGCCTGAGCGGCGAAGTCGAAGCTGCTCAGTCGAAGTAGGGCAGCGCCTTCGGGTCGCGCGCGACGCGAAGCGCCTCGCGCAGGTGAAGCGGCAGGGTTCGCCCGAGCGAGAGCTCGGGCAACGCCGCGAGCGGCCAGTACCTCGCGTCGGTCGCCTCGCTTCCCGCAATCGGCTCGGCGTCGGGATCGACCAGCCGCCCCGTGAACACCAGCTTGTGGATGTGGAACAGGTGCGGCGGACAGTCCGGCTGCAGGCGCGTGTCGAATACGCCGGCCAGACGCTGCACGCGCGCGACCACGCCGGCCTCTTCGGCCGCCTCGCGAACCGCAGCGTCCGACGGGCTGTCGCCCACGTCGACGAAGCCGCCCGGCAGCGCCCAGCGCCCGTCCATGCGCTCGCGGACCAGGAGCACCGATTCCCCGCGGAAGAGCGCGAGGCGCACGTCGAGCTTCGGCGTCACGTAGCCCCGGTCCGCGGCGCGGAAGACCAGCTCGAGTCTCTCGGGCTCCGCGGTCGCCCCGTGCGAGGCGAGCCGCGCCGCGAGCGCGAGCAGCTTCTCGTAGCGCTCGCGGTCGAACGGGCCCTCGGTGTAGTGCAGTCCGGTGAGCGCGAGCGCCCGGATCTCGTCGGCCAGCTCGAGCAGCACGCGCGCCACGCTAGAACCGCAGCCGCTCGGGCTCGAGCGCGGCCAGGTCGAGCACGCCCACCGAGTTCTGCCCCGCGACCAGACCCGCGCACTCGCCGGGGTTCCAGATCAGGGTTCCGCTCGATCGCTCGAGCGAGTGGCGGTGCTCGTGGCCGTGCAGGACCACGTCCCGGTCGTGGAGCGCGAGATCGCCGTGCGCGTACCGATCGTGAACGACGGTGATCCGTCGGCCCGCCCAGTGCAGCTCGAGCGGCGGCTCCACCAGCTCGATGCCGAAGTGCCGTGCGGCCCGGCCGAGCGCCTCGCGCTCGACGTCGTTGTTCCCGTACACGCCGACGATCGGCAGCTCGAGCCGGGCCAGCACGCCCAACGTGTCGGGCCGGGTGATGTCCCCGGTGTGGACCACGCGCGATACGCCCGCGCCGCGCAGGAGCTCGACGATCCGCGCCACGTTTCGCGCGTTGTCGTGCGTGTCGCTGATCACCCCGATGCGCATCGCCGCGGAAGGCTAGCATGCTAGAGTGCCCGGCCGATGTCGTCCTCCCCGACACCGCCGCGCGTCTACTTCCGGACGCTTGGCTGCGCCAAGAACCAGGTGGACTCCGAGGTCATGCTCGGGTCGCTCGCGCTCGGCGGCTACGCGATCGCCGAGCAGCTCGCGGATGCCGAGGTCGCGATCGTCAACACCTGCTCGTTCATCCAGGCCGCCCGCGAGGAGTCGATCCAGGAGATCCTCGAGCTCGCGGACTGCAAGCAGCGCGGCGAGCTGCAGGCGCTGGTGGTCGCGGGCTGCCTGCCCCAGCGTTACGGCGCGGATCTCGCCAAGGAGCTGCCCGAGGTCGACGCGTTCGTCGGCACGGGCCAGTTCCAGAACATCGCCCGGATCCTCGACGACGCGCGCTCCGGGCGCTCGCGCGGCGTGTACGTCGACGCCGGACGAACCCATCTCTACGACGAGTCGAGCCCACGGCTGCTGATCGGCGCGCGCCACTCCGCCTACCTGAAGATCGCCGAGGGCTGCGACCGCGTCTGCGCGTTCTGTGCGATCCCGGCGATCCGCGGCCGCTTCCAGAGCCGCACGCTCGACTCGATCGTGGCCGAGGCGCGGCAGCTCGCGGAGCAGGGCGTGCGCGAGGTGAACGTGATCTCGCAGGACACGCTCTCCTGGGGAAAGGACCTGGATGGCCGGCCGCGGATCGACGCCCTGATCCGCGCTCTCGACGCGGTCGACGGGCTGGACTGGGTCCGCCTGCTGTATCTGTATCCGAGCGCGCTCGGCGACGCGGTGATCGACGCGTTCGCGGGAGCCCGGCGGGTCCTGCCCTACATCGACGTTCCGCTGCAGCACGCCAGTGACTCGCAGCTGCGCGCGATGAAGCGCGGAGTCACCGCCGAGCGCCAGCGCCGGCTGGTCGCACGCTTGCGCGAGCGGATTCCGGGCGCGGTCCTGCGCACGACCTTCATCGTCGGCTTTCCCGGCGAGACCGATGCGGACTTCGAGACGCTGTGCGAGTTCGTGCGCGAGACGCGCTTCGAGCGGGTGGGCGTGTTCCGCTACTCCGACGAGGAGGGCACCAGCGCGCAGGCGCTCGGCGAGAAGGTGGCGCGATCGGTCTCGCGCAAGCGGCACCGCGAGCTGATGAAGCTGCAGCGCGGGATCATGCGCGAGCAGCTCTCGGCGCGGATCGGCGAGAGCGTGCGCGTGCTCGTCGATTCGGGATCCGCCGGCTACTCGGTCGGCCGCACCTGGTCGCAGGCGCCCGAGGTCGACGGCTGCGTGATGCTCCGCGGGCGCGCGCGCACGGGCGAGCTCGTGAACGCGCGGATCACGGGCGTTCGCGACGTGGATCTCGAGGCCGAGGTCGTCTCCTAGCGCGCCTCGCGAAGCTCGAGCAGCCGCGACGCGAGCGACGGCACGCTTGCGGTGAGCGGGCAGTCCACCTCGCCCCAGTCGCCGTGTGGATCGAGCAGCAGCGCGTGCAGCCCCGCCGCGCGCGCGCCGACGACGTCGGCCGCGTACATGTCGCCGACGTGGAGCGTGCGCGTCGGGTCGCTGCCGAAGAGCGAGAGCGCGTGGTCGAAGATGCGCGGGTCGGGCTTCTCGAATCCGACCACGTGCGAGTCGACGACCGCGTGCAGGTACGGCCGCAGCCCCGCGCGCGTCAGGCCCTCCTCGACGGTGCCGTCGGCATTCGAGACCACGACCAGCCGGTAGCCGGCCGCGCGCAGCCGCGCGAGCGCCGCGGGCACGCCGGGAATCACGGCCGACCAGAGCTCGAGCGAGCGACCCGGAAAGCGGATCCGCGGCACGAGCGCCGACACCAGAGCGGATCGCGCGTCGTCCGCGAGCGAGAGCGCGCGGCGCAGGACCAGATCGACGTACGCGGAGAACACGTCGCGCCCCTCGGTCGAGCCGCCGCTTGCTACCGCGCGCGAGATCAGCGGCCGGGCCGCGGCCTCGGCGCGCGCGAGCGCGTCCGCGCGGCAGGCATGGCCCAGCGCCGCGAGCTCGCGCGCGACGAGCCCGAAATCCATCGTGATCAGCGTCCCGCCCGCGTCGAGGAAGAGGGTGTCGATCTCGGCCAGCGGAAGCTGGTTCGCGCGCGCGTCCATGCTCAGTCCCCCTTCGGCACGTGCCAGCGCTCGCCGATGGCGAGCACGCGCACGTCCGACGGGTCGCCGCCGGCCTCGCGCACCGCGCGGTCGAGCTCGCGCGGCGGCAGGTCGAGCGGCTCGTCGGTCAGGTCGAACGTGCCCCAGTGGATCGGCACGAGCGTCTTCGCGCGCAGGTCGCGAAACGCCTGGTACGCCTCGGCGGGGTCCATGTGCTGATCCTTCATGAACCAGCGCGGCTCGTACGCGCCGATCGGCAGCAGCGCCACGTCGATCGGGTCGAACTCGCGGCCGTACGCCGCGAAGCCCTGGAAGTAGCCGGTGTCCCCGGCGAAGAAGTAGGTGTACTCGCCCGAGTCGAGCAGCCACGCGCACCAGAGCATCCGGTTCGTGTCGCCGATCGAGCGCCGCGACCAGTGCTGCGACGGCAGGCAGGTGATCGTCCAGCGGCCGCGCTTCGCGCTCTGCCACCAGTCGAGCTCGGTCACGTCGTCGCGGCCGCGCTCGCGGAGGAACTCCCCCATGCCGAGCGGCACGTACCAGCCGACGCTCGCCGGCAGGTTCTCGACCGTCCACGAATCCAGGTGGTCGTAGTGCGAGTGCGACACGACCGCGAACGCGTCCGAGGGGATCGCCTCGAGCGGAACGCCGGGCGGTAGCGCGCGCTCGGGCAGGAGCGCCCGGTCGGAGAAGTGCGGGTCGGTCAGCACCACGTCGTCGCCGTCGTGGATCGCGACGGTCGCGTGTCCGACCCAGGTGAGCTCGGAGGAGTGCTGCATCCCGGCGAGCGAGCGGCCGTCGTTCGCTACGCGTGGAAGCACCGGCGCGGCGCTCTTGTCGGGGGCGTTGCTCGAGAAGCGCCAGCGCAGGAAGTCGACGAAGCTCGTCTCGAACGGGCGCCAGGGATTGAAGAACGTGCCGTCGGGATTCCGGTGGGGCGCGCGCAGCGGATCGACGTCGGTCGACTCGCCGGCGAACGCCGCGCAGGCGAGCAGGGCGATCCCGATTCCGAGCGCGCGGCGCAGCATGGAGCGAGAGAAGCCCGCGGCGGAGCCCCAGTCAAGGACGCAGGTCGAAGCGCCCCCGCAGCTCCGGCGCGATCACCGGACAAGCCTCGTCCTTGCGGCCGAAGACGCGGTAGCGCGAGCGCGCGATCGCGTCGTAGAGCGCGTCGCGCAGGTGCGCCGGGACGAGCGCGAGCACGCGAGCGAACACGCGGTGCGCACCGCCCAGCCGCTCGCCGAGGCGCAGCGCGGCGGCCGAGCGCACGAGCAGGCGACCGTCCGCGGTGCGCACGGCGATCGCGTCGGGAAGGCCCGCGCGTTCCGCCTCGGAGAGCTCCGCGCGAAAGCGCGCTCCGCCGATCGGCGCGAAGCGGAAGCGCGAGCCGTCGCGGTCGCGCGCGAGCAGGTACACGACCGAGCCGTGGCACAGCGCGCAGCCGCCGTCGTAGAAGACCGTGTCGGGCGGCTCGCGCATCCGACTAGCGCGCGGCCGCCGCGCGCGGCGCGCGCAGCCCGAACACGAGCACGACGGCAGCGCCGAAGGCGAAGCCGCCCGCGTGGGCCCACCACGCGACGCCGCCCTGGCCGGGAACCGAGGCCTCCTGCGCGCCCGCGATCACCTGGAAGACGAACCAGAGCCCGAGCCAGACGACCGCGGGAACCGAGATCACGCGCACGATGAAGACGAAGATCACCAGCGTGTGAACGTGCGCGTGCGGGTAGAGCAGCATGTACGCGCCCATCACGGCGGCGATCGCGCCGCTGGCGCCGATCGTGGGCACGATCGACTCGGGGCTCGCGGCCACGTGCGCCAGGCCCGCGACCACGCCGCCCGCGAGGTAGAAGAGCCCGTAGCGGAGGTGCCCGAGGCGATCCTCGACGTTGTCGCCGAAGACCCAGAGGAACAGCATGTTCCCCGCGAAGTGCGCGATGCTCCCGTGCAGGAACATCGAGCTCAGCAGCGGCCGGTAGGGCGCGGAGTCGAGCAGTCCGTCGCGCGCGATCAGCGAGACGAATCGCGACGGCACCAGCGCCCAGTCGTGCAGCAGCGCGTCGATGTCCGCTCCCGCGCGAAGCTCGAGGACGAAGGCGATCGTGCAGAGCGCGATCAACGCGTAGTTCACCAGCGGAGACCGGTGCGAGTGGAGCGTGTCTCGAATCGGGATCATGATTCCGCCGAAATCCGCGCGGAGCGGCTTCGACTCGCGTAAGGTGTCGAATCGAGGAGGCAGGCGAAATGGTCACGATCGGGATGAACTACACGGTCCTCGAGGGGAAGGGGCAGATCTTCGAGGACGCGTGCGCGCGCGTGATCGAGACCATGAAGGGCATCGACGGTCACTCCGAGTCGCGCCTGTTCAAGGAGGTGGGCCCGGACGCGCGGACCTACCTGATCGTCTCGGTCTGGGCCAGCGAGGAGGCGTTCCGCGCCTTCATCGCCTCCGACGCGTTCAAGAAGGTCACGAACTGGGGCGCGCTGAACATCCTCGCCGGCCGGCCGAGCCACACCGTCTATCACTGATCTCCGGTCGCGATCGGAACGTCGTCGCAGTCGCCCCACTCGGCCCAGGAACCGTCGTAGACCGACACGTTCCGGTGTCCGAGCAGGGCCAGCGCGAAGGCGTCGAGCGCGGCGGTGACTCCCGAGCCGCAGGTCGTGACGATCGGCCGCTCGAGATCCACGCCCGCGCGCGCGTAGACGTCGCGCAGCTCGGAGAGCGACCTGAACGACGGCGGGTCGCCGCGCAGGTTCCGGTCGTAGGGGACCGATCTCGAGCCGGGTATGTGGCCCTTGCGGCGGGTGTGCTCCTCGCCCTCGCCGCGGAAGCGCTCGGCGGAGCGCGCGTCGACGATCTGCGCGCCGCCGTCGCGCACGATGCGAAGGACGTCCGCCTTGTCGCGGAGCAGCTCCGGCCTGGGCCGGGCGCGGAACTCGGCCTGCGGAAAACCCGGCACCGCCGCGGTCACCGGGCGTCCCTGCGCGACCCAGCCTGCGAAGCCGCCGTCGAGGAGCGAGACGCGCTCGTGTCCCGCGTAGCGCAGCGTCCACCAGACGCGCCCGGCCGAGAAGCCGCCGAGCCGGTCGTACACGACCACGTGATGGGCGCTTCCGATCCCGCGGCTAGCGAAGACGCGCGCGAGCGCATCGGGAGGAGCGACGCTGTTGCGGAGCTTCGCCCCGGCGTCTGCGAGGTCGCTCGAGAGGTCCAGATGGATCGCGCCCGGGATGTGCGCGGCCGCGTACTCGGCGCGCGCGTCGCGCTTCTGCGCGGGCAGGTACCAGCTCGCGTCGATCACGCGCAGGTCTGGATCCGAAAGCCGCGACTCGAGCCAGGCGCCGTCGACGAGCAGCACCACTAGCCTCCCGCAGCGGTCTCGAGCCGCTCGAGGATCTGCCCGTTCCAGCTCATGCGCAGCCGCGAGCGCCCCTTCGCGAGCTCTTCCTGGATCGCCGCGGTGGCGAGCAGCGAGAGCGAGACCGTCGGCTCCAGCCAGGCCATCGCGCGCGACGCGCCGTGCCGCACCTTGCCCCAGCTCTCCGCCTCGTCGAGCGTCGAGCCCGAGAGGCCCCCGTCCGCGGAGACCGCGGTGGTGACCTGGAGCGCGTAGCGGTGGCCGTGGTCGGGCTGGCCGAGCACGTAGCTCGAGACGACCGCGTCGTTGATGTAGTTCTTCGGCACGCCGCCCGCGACGAAGAACGCCGCGGTCGCCGGCGAGCGCGCGACGATCTGGGTCAGCTCGTAGTTGTCCTGGATCGAGCTGATCACGACGCCCGGCTCGTTCGCGACGACGCGGCGGTGGTGGTGCTCGGTCAATCCGATCCCGATCGAGCTGTCGTTCAGCGCGGGCAGGAACATCGGCACGCCGTGCCGCCGGCAGGTCGCGACGATCGAGAGCGGGTCGTCGAGGCGATCGGCGATCTGGTCCATGAACTGCCGGCTCGAGTACGCGCCGGGCGCGAGCTGGTCCGCGATGCGGCCGATCCAGGTGTCGGTGTCGGCGAAGCCGACCTCGTCCACGTAGGTGTCGTAGATGCGGTCGACGTAGAGCTCGCGAAGCGCCGCGTCGTCGGCCTGGACCGAGCCGCGATAGTGCGCCCAGCCGCGCGCCTGGTAGACGTCCTGGTACAGGATCGCTCCGGTCGAGACGACCACGTCGACCAGGTTGTGCTCGACCAGCTCGCGAATCACCTGGCGCAAGCCGCCCGCGATCAGCGGTCCGGCGAGCCCGAGCAGGATGGTCGGCCGATCGGGATCGCGAAGCATCGCCTCGAGCACCTCGTAACACCGTCCGAGGTTGCGCGCCTGGATGCTCATTCCGCCGAGAGCGCGCACGAAGTCGGCGACGCTGCGCGTCTGGCTCGGAGCGAGCGCGCGCACGCGCTGCGCCAGCAGCTCGGACTTGCGCTCGAGCTCCCGCGCGGAGAGCGGCTTCGCCGACCAGACGGCTTCCGAGCTCGGTGTCTCGTGCTTCGCCATCGCCATCCGCCACTCTAGCCGGGCAGACGCGACGAGACGAGCTGCTATCCTGCCGCGCATGCCGTACGAGCCGCGCAAGATCGAAGCCCGCTGGCAGCGCCGCTGGCTGGAAGAGAAGACCTTCCGCACTTCGATCGATCCGAGCCGGCCCAAGTACTACGTGCTCGACATGTTCCCGTACCCGTCGGGCGAGGGCCTGCACGTCGGCCACCCGAAGGGATACGTCGCGACCGACGTGTACGCGCGCTACAAGCGCATGCGCGGGTTCAACGTGCTGCACCCGATGGGCTGGGACGCCTTCGGCCTGCCCGCGGAGCAGCACGCCGTGCGCACGGGGCAGCACCCCCGCGTGACCACGACGCGGAACATCGCGCGCTACCGCGAGCAGCTGCAGGCGCTCGGCCTCTCCTACGACTGGGAGCGCGAGATCGACACCACCGACCCGCGCTACGTGCGCTGGACCCAGTGGATCTTCTGCCGGCTCTTCGACAAGGGGCTGGCCTACCAGGCCGAGGTGCCGGTGAACTGGTGCCCGGCGCTGGGCACGGTGCTGGCGAACGAGGAGGTCCGCGACGGCAAGAGCGAGATCGGCGGGCACCCGGTCGTGCGCGTGCCGCTGAAGCAGTGGATGCTGCGCATCACCGCCTACGCGGACCGGCTGATCGAGGACCTAGATGGGGTCGACTGGCCGGAGCACATCAAGAAGATGCAGCTGGAGTGGATCGGCCGCTCCGAGGGCGCGCGCGTGTTCTTCGCGCTCGCCGACCACCCGGGCGAGTCGATCGAGGTCTTCACCACGCGGCCCGACACGCTCTTCGGCGCGACCTACATGGTGCTCGCGCCCGAGCACCCGCTGGTCGCGAAGATCACCACGCCCGCGCGGCGCGCGGCGGTGACCGAGTACGTCGAGGCGAGCGCGCGAAAGAGCGAGCGCGCGCGAATGGCCGAGGCGAAGACCAAGGGGGGCGTCGACACGGGCGCGTTCGCGACGAACCCGGTGAACGGCGCGCGGATCCCGATCTGGATCGCCGACTACGTGCTCGCCGGCTACGGGACCGGCGCGATCATGGCCGTGCCCGGCCACGACGCGCGCGACTGGGAGTTCGCGCGGACGTTCGGGCTGCCGATCGTCGAGGTCGTGAGCGGCGGCGACGTGACCCGCGCGGCGTACGAGGGTGACGGCGCGGCGGTGAACTCGGGCCTGCTCGACGGCCTGCCGACCGCGCAGGCGAAGGCGAAGATCAGCGCCTGGCTGGCCGAGCGCGGCCTGGGCGCGCGCTCGGTCGCGTACAAGCTCCGCGACTGGCTGTTCAGCCGGCAGCGCTACTGGGGCGAGCCGTTCCCGGTGCTCCATCTGGAGAGCGGCGAGACGGTGCTCGTGCCCGACGCGGAGCTCCCCGTCGAGCTTCCCGAGCTCGACGACTTCAAGCCGCGCGGCGGCTTCGAGCCGCCGCTCGCGCGCGCGCGGGAGTGGGTCGAGGTCGCCGATGCGAAGACCGGGCGAGCGGCGCTTCGCGACACCAACACCATGCCGCAGTGGGCGGGGAGCTGTTGGTACTACCTGCGCTTCTGCGATCCGACCAATGACAGCGCGCCGTTCTCGCCCGAGGCCGAGCGCTACTGGATGAACGTCGACCTGTACGTGGGCGGCGCGGAGCACGCGGTGCTGCACCTGCTCTACGCGCGCTTCTGGCACAAGGTGCTCTTCGATCTGGGCCTGGTGCACACCAAGGAGCCGTTCCAGAAGCTGCTGAACCCCGGCATGATCCAGGGCAAGAGCTACCGGCTGTTCAAGAGCGAGGCCGAAGGCGAGCCGAAGTACTACTCCCGCGCCGACGTGCGCTTCGAGGGCGAGACGCCGGTCCACGTCGGCTCGGGCGCGGAGCTGGCCGAGGAGTGGATCGAGCCCGAGAAGGTGCGCTGGCAGAACGGGCGGGCGCTCGCGCCGGCGGTCGACGTCGACCTCGAGGAAGTGATCGAGAAGATGTCGAAGAGCCGCGGAAACGTGGTGAATCCCGACGACGTGATCGACGAGTTCGGCGCCGACGCGATGCGCCTGTACGAGATGTTCATCGGGCCGCTGGGAAAGGCCGCGCCCTGGTCGACCGACGGAATCCCGGGCGTCGCGCGCTTCCTCGGCCGCGCGTATCGGCTGGTCTGCGAGGAGGACGACGCCGGCGACCGCGCGCGGGACTTCGCGCCGGGACCCGGAAGCGACGCGCAGCGGCGGCTGCTCGCGCGCACGATCGACAAGGTGACGCGCGACTTCGAGGCCCTGGAGTTCAACACCGCGATCTCGGCGCTGATGGTCTTCGTCCGCGACGTGGAGAAGGACGGCCCGGCCACGCGCGAGCTGGTCGAAGCCTTCGTGCTTCTGCTCGCGCCGCTCGCGCCGCACCTGGGCGAGGAGCTCTGGCAGCGGCTCGGCCACGCGGAGTCCCTGGTCCGCGCGCCCTGGCCGGTGGCCGAGCGAGCGCTCCTCGTGCAGGACGAGATCGAGCTCACGGTCCAGGTCGCGGGAAAAGTTCGCGACCGCGTCCGCGTTCCGTCCGACGCCGACCAGGCCACCGCGCTGGCCGCCGCGCTCGCCAGCGAGAACGTCGCCAAGCACGTCGGCTCGGGCGCGCCGCGCCGGGTGATCTACGTTCCCGGCCGGCTGATCAACTTGGTACCTTAGCCGCATGGCCGAGCCGGGCGCGTTCAAGATGCCTTCCGGATGGGAGGCGGTGATCGGTCTCGAGGTGCACGCGCAGCTCAAGACCGAGTCGAAGCTGTTCAGCTCCGCCCCGCACGCCTTCGGCGCGGCTCCGAACACGCAGACCACCGAGGTCGACGTCGGCCTGCCCGGCGTGCTGCCGGTGCTGAACGAGAAGGCGGTGGAGCTGGCCGTCCGGCTCGCGCTCGCGCTCGGCTGCAAGGTGCACCCGGTCTCGGTCTTCGCGCGCAAGCACTACTTCTACCCGGACCTGCCCAAGGGCTACCAGATCTCGCAGTACGAGGAGCCGTACTGCACGGACGGCGCGGTGCCGATCGAGCTCGACGGCGAGACGCGACAGATCGCGCTCACGCGCATCCACATGGAAGAGGACGCGGCGAAGAACATCCACGACGACGCCGTGACCGGCGGCGGCGTCACGCACGTCGACCTGAACCGCGCCGGCGCGCCGCTGGTCGAGATCGTCTCGACGCCCACGATCCACACGCCCGACGAGGCCGGCGCGTACCTGCGCAGCCTGCG from Deltaproteobacteria bacterium includes:
- a CDS encoding leucine--tRNA ligase; translated protein: MPYEPRKIEARWQRRWLEEKTFRTSIDPSRPKYYVLDMFPYPSGEGLHVGHPKGYVATDVYARYKRMRGFNVLHPMGWDAFGLPAEQHAVRTGQHPRVTTTRNIARYREQLQALGLSYDWEREIDTTDPRYVRWTQWIFCRLFDKGLAYQAEVPVNWCPALGTVLANEEVRDGKSEIGGHPVVRVPLKQWMLRITAYADRLIEDLDGVDWPEHIKKMQLEWIGRSEGARVFFALADHPGESIEVFTTRPDTLFGATYMVLAPEHPLVAKITTPARRAAVTEYVEASARKSERARMAEAKTKGGVDTGAFATNPVNGARIPIWIADYVLAGYGTGAIMAVPGHDARDWEFARTFGLPIVEVVSGGDVTRAAYEGDGAAVNSGLLDGLPTAQAKAKISAWLAERGLGARSVAYKLRDWLFSRQRYWGEPFPVLHLESGETVLVPDAELPVELPELDDFKPRGGFEPPLARAREWVEVADAKTGRAALRDTNTMPQWAGSCWYYLRFCDPTNDSAPFSPEAERYWMNVDLYVGGAEHAVLHLLYARFWHKVLFDLGLVHTKEPFQKLLNPGMIQGKSYRLFKSEAEGEPKYYSRADVRFEGETPVHVGSGAELAEEWIEPEKVRWQNGRALAPAVDVDLEEVIEKMSKSRGNVVNPDDVIDEFGADAMRLYEMFIGPLGKAAPWSTDGIPGVARFLGRAYRLVCEEDDAGDRARDFAPGPGSDAQRRLLARTIDKVTRDFEALEFNTAISALMVFVRDVEKDGPATRELVEAFVLLLAPLAPHLGEELWQRLGHAESLVRAPWPVAERALLVQDEIELTVQVAGKVRDRVRVPSDADQATALAAALASENVAKHVGSGAPRRVIYVPGRLINLVP